A window of Haliscomenobacter hydrossis DSM 1100 contains these coding sequences:
- a CDS encoding nucleoside triphosphate pyrophosphohydrolase family protein → MEQLDALNQVAEFHRTFQHPIEPQPCIPAEARCRLRVALLEEEVAELKSAIAKGDLVEIADALCDIQYVLSGAVLEFGMGEKFRELFDEVQRSNMSKVCQTLAEAQATAAYYQQERGVQSYIREVPPYFLVYREDDHKTLKSVNYSPANLERILF, encoded by the coding sequence ATGGAACAATTGGATGCACTCAATCAGGTAGCCGAATTTCACCGTACTTTTCAACACCCCATCGAGCCCCAACCTTGCATTCCCGCCGAGGCCCGTTGCCGCCTGCGCGTGGCCCTGCTGGAAGAGGAAGTCGCCGAGTTGAAATCCGCCATCGCCAAAGGCGACCTGGTCGAAATTGCCGATGCCCTCTGCGACATCCAGTACGTGCTCAGCGGCGCGGTATTGGAGTTTGGGATGGGTGAAAAATTCCGCGAACTTTTTGATGAAGTGCAACGCTCCAACATGAGCAAGGTTTGCCAAACCCTCGCCGAAGCCCAGGCCACTGCCGCCTACTACCAACAGGAACGCGGCGTGCAAAGTTACATCCGCGAAGTGCCACCTTACTTTTTGGTTTATCGGGAAGATGACCACAAGACCTTGAAGTCGGTGAATTATTCGCCGGCTAATTTGGAACGGATACTTTTTTAG
- a CDS encoding decarboxylase, translating into MNGTNRYFDLIDQTFYFPQEGFDIDTDGYLVFNGVPLMYLIEKYGTPLKLTYLPKIGAQIKKARNLFTRAMKSLNYNGKYQYCYCTKSNHFSYILEEVIKHDVQLETSSAFDIDLIRKLYKKGLIDKNITVVCNGFKPDHYKQRIVDLIHDGFENVIPVCDNIQEIEYYEQHIQGVCKIGIRVATEEEPNFEFYTSRLGIRNSDVLPFFNEKIKNNPKFKLTLLHFFVDTGIKDSLYYWGELRKAVRLYAHLRRESEDLGILNIGGGMPIRNSLGFEFDYKYMIKEIVKTILQACQKEQIPEPDLFTEFGKYTVGESGAALFSVLAQKQQNDAERWYMIDNSLMTTLPDVWGIGERFILLPINKWYNEYQRVNIGGLSCDNSDYYNAEVNQAQVYLPTFENGEPEPLFLGFFHTGAYQDQISGYGGIKHCLIPSPKHVLIYKDPQGNIVDRLYQAEQTSDEMLKILGYE; encoded by the coding sequence GTGAACGGTACCAACAGATACTTCGACCTGATTGACCAAACCTTTTATTTCCCACAGGAAGGTTTCGATATCGATACAGATGGATACCTGGTTTTCAACGGTGTACCCTTGATGTACCTGATTGAAAAGTATGGAACGCCACTCAAGCTGACCTACTTACCCAAGATTGGGGCCCAAATCAAAAAAGCCCGAAACTTGTTTACGCGGGCCATGAAATCGCTGAATTACAATGGCAAGTACCAATATTGCTACTGTACCAAAAGCAACCACTTTAGCTACATTTTGGAGGAGGTAATCAAACACGATGTGCAACTGGAAACATCTTCAGCCTTTGACATCGATCTGATCCGCAAGTTGTACAAAAAGGGCCTGATTGACAAAAACATTACGGTGGTGTGCAATGGCTTCAAACCCGATCACTACAAACAGCGCATTGTAGACCTCATCCACGATGGGTTTGAAAACGTGATTCCGGTGTGTGACAACATTCAGGAAATTGAATATTACGAGCAACACATTCAGGGGGTATGCAAAATCGGCATCCGCGTAGCGACAGAAGAAGAGCCCAATTTTGAGTTTTATACCTCCCGTTTGGGCATCCGTAACTCAGACGTGTTGCCGTTTTTTAATGAAAAAATCAAAAACAATCCCAAGTTCAAGCTCACTTTGCTGCACTTTTTTGTCGATACGGGCATCAAAGACAGCTTGTATTATTGGGGTGAACTCCGCAAGGCGGTGCGCTTGTACGCCCATCTGCGCCGCGAATCCGAAGATTTGGGCATCCTCAACATCGGCGGTGGCATGCCCATCCGCAATTCGTTGGGTTTTGAGTTCGACTACAAGTACATGATCAAGGAGATCGTCAAAACCATTCTCCAGGCTTGCCAAAAGGAGCAGATTCCCGAGCCCGATTTGTTCACGGAATTTGGCAAATATACCGTGGGGGAAAGTGGTGCGGCGCTGTTTTCGGTTTTGGCCCAAAAACAACAAAACGACGCGGAGCGCTGGTACATGATCGACAACTCCCTGATGACTACCCTACCCGACGTTTGGGGCATCGGCGAACGTTTTATCCTGCTGCCCATCAACAAGTGGTACAACGAATACCAGCGGGTCAACATCGGTGGCTTGAGCTGCGACAACTCGGATTATTACAACGCCGAAGTGAACCAGGCGCAGGTATACCTGCCTACTTTTGAAAACGGCGAACCAGAGCCCCTCTTCCTGGGTTTTTTCCACACCGGAGCCTACCAGGACCAGATCAGCGGTTATGGCGGGATCAAACACTGTCTGATCCCTTCGCCCAAACACGTGCTCATTTACAAAGACCCACAAGGCAATATTGTGGATCGTTTGTACCAGGCGGAGCAGACTTCGGATGAAATGCTGAAAATATTGGGCTATGAATAA
- a CDS encoding WD40 repeat domain-containing protein, with amino-acid sequence MKKITIDSLDRIGSGNNIVEDLLDQQVREIETILGEEYRGMGNKVLSMFVQGGNRLQLGEEKIAEELYTKKGISRMMVQRILEQMAGASLLRKTPGGKYELSNNLLAQRAFQKVEAENRVLRTMRSTIRDRMARKEFLDEHYLNYITSSLDLLELPNEEAEFVKESRDQILRRKRRRGFLLTLFITAIMAMALLAGIQTCETRRKSIELAEKNEELKGSRDSLSQAVESERYLNREAQENLRFAIAEARRADSLLVVAKANAAKAKAEATRANENAKKAQTEKARAEREADDAIRSRESARRAEAEAVRSAENAGRLRIEAQNAEKNALLARQRAIVFSNAVVALNAALKSQELDDARLQALVARQAYNIVSASPELGLTRHPYIYNALYYAVKDVDPAIRFRAKTHGGSVRDIVFQPNGRRFFTTGSDGRVVQWDIDEWNALGVPAHQSSELPFDGDAVHNTLALSPNGDRLLVGGELGSLQVYNFGNKMIKHFDWPKGKGGEEIFAASFLNNTGALVGMGRTHAYFLRDENAPIREITKINSGVSTFLETSQGVVPLSAQFSYRDNLTEFSIEGLINGRMLRQDRGTRQITAQSNYGALTALVAEQLDGAGLLAFGFQNGQIVLGRMDDVATLEINNLVSLFKQNQSPIVDLAFSPNGRYLAAASLDGRATLWDLKISESDPTYQPLLLEDHEGWATSLCFSPDDRFLLVGTKNGEVAFWNLDPRVYAEHLCSQLRLRYLSPRYDEMETNEWRRFFGTDIKQQKVCGGN; translated from the coding sequence TTGAAAAAAATCACGATTGACAGCCTCGACCGTATCGGTAGTGGCAACAACATTGTGGAAGACTTGCTCGACCAGCAAGTGCGCGAAATCGAAACCATCCTGGGGGAGGAATACCGGGGTATGGGCAACAAGGTTTTGTCCATGTTTGTACAGGGAGGCAATCGTTTACAACTCGGCGAAGAAAAGATCGCCGAAGAACTGTACACCAAAAAAGGCATTAGCCGCATGATGGTGCAAAGGATTTTGGAGCAGATGGCCGGCGCCAGTTTGTTGCGCAAAACCCCTGGTGGAAAATACGAGTTGAGCAATAACCTCCTGGCGCAACGGGCTTTCCAAAAAGTAGAAGCCGAAAACCGGGTGCTACGCACCATGCGCTCCACGATTCGCGACCGCATGGCGCGCAAGGAATTTTTGGATGAACATTATTTGAATTACATCACCTCTTCTCTGGATTTGTTGGAGCTGCCCAATGAGGAGGCCGAGTTTGTCAAGGAATCAAGAGATCAAATTCTACGCAGAAAACGCAGAAGGGGATTTTTGTTGACCCTGTTTATTACCGCAATAATGGCCATGGCCTTATTGGCTGGTATTCAAACTTGTGAAACCAGGCGCAAATCGATTGAATTGGCCGAAAAAAACGAAGAGCTAAAAGGGAGCCGGGATAGTTTGAGTCAAGCGGTGGAAAGCGAACGGTATTTAAATAGAGAAGCACAGGAAAACCTGCGTTTTGCCATTGCCGAAGCACGTAGGGCAGATTCCCTTTTGGTGGTGGCTAAAGCCAATGCCGCCAAGGCCAAAGCCGAAGCCACTCGTGCCAACGAAAACGCCAAAAAAGCCCAAACCGAAAAAGCCCGCGCCGAACGAGAAGCCGACGACGCCATCCGCTCCCGAGAATCCGCTCGTCGCGCGGAAGCCGAAGCTGTGCGCTCTGCCGAAAATGCGGGACGACTGCGCATCGAAGCTCAAAACGCGGAAAAAAATGCCTTGTTGGCCCGCCAACGCGCCATCGTATTCAGCAACGCCGTAGTAGCGCTGAATGCCGCCCTCAAAAGCCAGGAACTCGACGATGCCCGCTTGCAGGCGCTGGTAGCCCGACAGGCCTACAACATCGTGAGTGCATCGCCGGAGTTGGGCCTCACGCGGCATCCCTACATTTACAATGCCTTATACTATGCCGTAAAAGATGTAGACCCCGCCATCCGTTTCCGGGCCAAAACCCACGGTGGTTCGGTGCGGGATATTGTTTTTCAGCCCAATGGTCGCAGGTTTTTTACCACTGGTAGTGATGGGAGAGTGGTGCAATGGGACATTGACGAATGGAATGCCCTGGGTGTACCCGCACACCAAAGTAGTGAACTTCCCTTTGATGGAGACGCCGTGCACAATACACTTGCACTTAGCCCCAATGGCGACCGCTTATTGGTCGGTGGAGAATTGGGAAGCTTGCAAGTCTACAACTTTGGCAACAAAATGATCAAACATTTTGACTGGCCAAAAGGAAAAGGGGGCGAAGAAATTTTTGCGGCTAGTTTTCTCAACAACACTGGCGCTCTGGTGGGGATGGGTCGTACGCACGCCTATTTTTTACGGGATGAAAATGCGCCTATACGCGAGATTACTAAAATCAATTCCGGCGTGAGTACCTTTTTGGAAACCAGCCAGGGAGTTGTCCCATTGAGTGCTCAATTTTCTTATCGGGATAACTTAACCGAATTCAGTATTGAAGGATTAATCAATGGCCGGATGTTGCGGCAGGACCGAGGAACCCGTCAAATCACGGCACAAAGCAATTACGGGGCACTTACCGCGCTGGTAGCGGAACAACTCGACGGTGCAGGTTTGTTGGCATTTGGCTTTCAGAACGGGCAAATTGTATTGGGCCGCATGGATGATGTGGCTACCCTGGAAATCAATAACCTGGTATCTTTGTTTAAACAAAACCAGTCACCCATCGTTGATTTGGCTTTTAGCCCCAATGGCCGCTATCTGGCCGCCGCAAGTTTGGATGGAAGGGCTACGCTTTGGGACTTGAAAATTTCCGAAAGTGACCCCACTTACCAACCCTTGTTGCTGGAAGACCATGAAGGTTGGGCTACCTCGCTTTGTTTTTCCCCCGATGATCGCTTTTTATTGGTGGGTACCAAAAACGGGGAAGTCGCTTTTTGGAACCTTGATCCACGGGTGTACGCCGAACACCTTTGTAGCCAATTGCGCTTGCGTTACCTCAGCCCCCGGTATGACGAAATGGAAACCAACGAATGGCGTCGTTTTTTTGGTACAGACATAAAACAGCAGAAAGTATGTGGTGGGAATTAA
- a CDS encoding T9SS C-terminal target domain-containing protein, producing the protein MRLLILTLGLALFSLGQVGAQNARTEICNNALDDDGDGFIDLNDTADCKCKVIEPISLIPNPSFEEFKCCPQDRSQLNCAVTWIQASEATTDYIHNCGWIGRSNLPAPLPFPDGDAIVGFRNGTFGNQNNNPNWKEYTGACLLGPLKANTAYRFKFWIGFTHAINSPPLDVVFYGTADCKNLPFGKGNERFGCPTNGPGWMELGRVSVSGVNQWKEYEINVTPKEDIPAIAIGPDCVEISWTTDTYYYFDNLILDERINFEYVITPRNHPCSEKLVLGVPTINGYTYQWYKEGIALVGETQPELQVKTGEGIYQVRIESASDCRITSMYHHQRPVETSALTQKICPGTSYAFKSRKLSRAGTYQETFTSVNNCDSVVTLTLEIEDDLIDSLQTRILEGDFVTVGTRQIHTPGKYALHLQSTLGCDSTVYLDLDNLKVFMPTAFSPNDDGVNDTFGVFANSSELTIISLRVFDRWGEQVFSARDLSSEEADTRWDGTSRGKPAAEGLYVYVVNVVLKNGREQTKFGEVQLVR; encoded by the coding sequence ATGAGACTGCTCATCCTTACCTTGGGTTTGGCCCTGTTTTCCCTGGGGCAAGTGGGTGCACAAAATGCCCGCACTGAAATTTGCAACAACGCGCTCGACGACGATGGCGACGGATTCATCGACCTCAACGATACCGCAGATTGCAAGTGCAAGGTCATTGAGCCCATCTCCTTGATTCCCAATCCCTCTTTTGAAGAATTCAAATGTTGTCCGCAAGACCGTTCGCAGCTCAATTGCGCGGTCACCTGGATCCAGGCTTCGGAAGCCACCACCGATTACATTCACAATTGCGGCTGGATCGGGCGTTCCAACCTGCCCGCACCACTGCCTTTCCCCGATGGAGATGCCATTGTAGGGTTTCGCAATGGCACTTTTGGCAACCAAAACAACAACCCCAACTGGAAAGAATACACCGGAGCCTGTTTGTTGGGCCCACTTAAGGCCAACACCGCCTACCGCTTCAAGTTTTGGATCGGCTTTACCCATGCCATCAACTCGCCGCCGCTGGATGTGGTATTTTACGGTACAGCCGATTGCAAAAATTTGCCTTTTGGCAAGGGCAACGAGCGTTTTGGTTGCCCCACGAATGGGCCGGGCTGGATGGAGTTGGGGCGGGTCTCCGTGTCGGGGGTTAACCAGTGGAAAGAGTACGAAATCAACGTGACGCCCAAGGAGGACATCCCCGCCATTGCCATCGGGCCCGATTGTGTGGAGATCAGCTGGACGACCGATACCTATTATTATTTCGACAACCTGATACTGGATGAACGCATCAATTTTGAATACGTCATTACCCCCCGCAACCACCCCTGTTCGGAAAAACTCGTGCTCGGGGTGCCTACCATCAATGGCTATACCTACCAGTGGTACAAAGAAGGTATTGCCCTGGTGGGTGAAACCCAGCCCGAGTTGCAGGTCAAAACCGGAGAGGGTATCTACCAGGTTCGCATCGAATCGGCCAGCGATTGCCGCATCACGTCCATGTACCACCACCAACGCCCCGTGGAGACGAGTGCATTGACCCAAAAGATTTGTCCGGGAACGAGTTATGCGTTCAAGTCGCGCAAACTCAGTCGAGCTGGGACGTATCAGGAAACCTTCACTTCGGTCAACAATTGCGACAGTGTGGTAACGCTTACCCTGGAGATTGAAGACGATTTGATCGACTCGCTGCAAACCCGCATCCTGGAGGGTGATTTTGTCACTGTGGGCACCCGCCAGATCCACACGCCGGGCAAATATGCCCTCCACCTGCAATCTACCCTGGGCTGCGACAGCACCGTTTACCTCGATTTGGACAACCTTAAAGTCTTTATGCCTACCGCTTTCTCGCCCAATGATGATGGGGTCAACGACACGTTTGGGGTCTTTGCCAATTCCTCCGAATTGACCATCATCTCCCTCCGGGTGTTCGATCGTTGGGGCGAACAGGTGTTTAGTGCCCGCGATTTGTCGTCGGAAGAAGCGGACACGCGTTGGGATGGTACTTCACGGGGCAAACCCGCCGCGGAAGGCTTGTACGTTTACGTCGTTAATGTAGTGTTGAAAAATGGACGCGAACAAACGAAGTTCGGGGAGGTGCAGTTGGTGCGGTAG
- a CDS encoding DMT family transporter: protein MKNQHSLGVLAVLLGATIWSTGGLCIKLLPYDPFTILFYRSVFAALTFLAVFRRRALTLTPMVVAVGLQYTALATCFVVATKITTAANAVLLQYTAPIYVFLLEPILFKFKLTRLNIITVVVCTLGMLLFFAEDLGGGSLKGNLIALLSGVMLAAMMLTQRYNKPENYDAGLFWGNIFIALICLPWYLQSATPTLEHWTLFFILGVIQIGVGYMLFNYGLKRTLAIESVLLAMMEPILNPLWVFIGYGEKPGVWTIVGGVVILGMLAVQVVMKERHLGPAR from the coding sequence ATGAAAAACCAACACAGCCTTGGCGTTCTCGCCGTTTTACTAGGCGCGACGATCTGGAGCACTGGCGGTCTCTGTATAAAATTACTGCCCTACGACCCTTTTACCATTCTCTTCTACCGATCGGTATTTGCGGCCCTGACTTTTTTGGCGGTATTCCGGCGGCGGGCGCTGACGCTCACGCCGATGGTTGTGGCCGTAGGTTTGCAGTATACCGCCCTGGCCACCTGTTTTGTGGTCGCCACCAAGATCACCACGGCGGCCAATGCGGTATTGTTGCAGTACACGGCGCCCATCTATGTTTTTTTGCTGGAGCCCATCCTGTTCAAGTTCAAACTCACCCGCCTCAACATCATCACCGTAGTGGTATGTACCCTGGGCATGTTGCTCTTTTTTGCCGAAGACTTGGGTGGAGGTAGCCTCAAGGGCAACCTCATTGCCCTGTTGTCTGGCGTCATGCTGGCCGCCATGATGCTCACCCAACGCTACAACAAACCCGAGAACTACGACGCAGGCCTGTTCTGGGGCAACATCTTCATCGCCCTGATTTGCCTGCCCTGGTACTTGCAATCGGCTACGCCGACGCTGGAGCACTGGACCTTGTTTTTTATCCTCGGCGTGATCCAGATCGGAGTAGGATACATGTTGTTCAACTATGGCCTGAAACGCACCCTGGCCATCGAAAGTGTCCTGCTCGCCATGATGGAACCCATCCTGAACCCGCTTTGGGTCTTCATCGGCTACGGCGAAAAACCGGGCGTGTGGACCATCGTGGGGGGCGTAGTGATTTTGGGGATGTTGGCGGTGCAGGTGGTGATGAAGGAGCGGCACCTCGGCCCCGCTCGGTGA
- a CDS encoding M28 family peptidase: MKKQTLLSLLLGLSLTAFAQKTSAPEFAITQAEVEVPLRFLASDELGGRRTGSNGNLIAARYIAEHLRTYGYQPAPGLNGYFQPIGFQASTPPATASLMIGKTNYQFKEDFIIMTGDAATLNKVEVVFAGHGWIDEKTGQDDYKGKDVKGKLVVVLPGPPNESAPQAVFRAMGQKRDWAYERGAVGLIELYRLSFPWNFFTSYFGKESLGLAPKEGPKASNKMIYGWMKEKTDISDIKDLQAGKKFKANLASSGFSRRMVPSQNVVGILEGSDPELKNEYLILSAHYDHVGIGKEGGGAYSKEDSIFNGARDNAMGTVALLSAAKALAQQRPKRSIILLAVTGEELGLLGSQYYSENPLIPLKQCIFNLNTDGAGYNSTEHISIIGWSRTGTDALVEEAANRVNLKVFPEPAPEQNLFDRSDNVSFASKGVPALNYSPGLTKFDDVIAKYYHQVADQAESVDMPYFLKYCQSFANLARLIADNAQRPQWKAGDKYEKAGAELYKK; this comes from the coding sequence ATGAAAAAACAAACTTTACTTTCCCTCCTTTTGGGTTTGAGCCTTACCGCCTTCGCCCAAAAAACAAGTGCTCCTGAATTTGCCATTACCCAGGCTGAAGTTGAAGTGCCCCTGCGCTTTCTGGCTTCCGATGAATTGGGTGGACGCCGCACGGGCTCCAATGGAAACCTCATTGCGGCGCGGTACATTGCCGAACACCTGCGCACTTACGGCTATCAACCCGCGCCAGGACTGAATGGCTACTTTCAGCCCATTGGATTTCAGGCCAGTACGCCGCCAGCCACGGCCAGTTTGATGATTGGCAAAACCAACTATCAATTCAAAGAAGACTTCATCATCATGACTGGAGACGCAGCCACGTTGAACAAGGTGGAAGTCGTGTTTGCGGGTCACGGCTGGATTGACGAAAAAACCGGTCAGGACGATTACAAAGGCAAAGACGTCAAAGGCAAACTCGTCGTGGTATTGCCTGGCCCACCCAATGAATCCGCTCCGCAAGCCGTCTTTCGGGCCATGGGCCAAAAACGCGACTGGGCCTATGAGCGCGGCGCGGTGGGTTTGATCGAATTGTACCGCTTAAGCTTCCCCTGGAATTTCTTCACCAGTTATTTTGGCAAAGAAAGCCTGGGGCTGGCCCCCAAAGAAGGCCCCAAAGCCTCCAACAAGATGATTTACGGCTGGATGAAGGAAAAAACCGACATCAGCGACATCAAAGACTTGCAAGCGGGCAAAAAATTCAAGGCCAATCTGGCGAGCTCAGGCTTTTCACGCCGCATGGTGCCCAGCCAAAACGTAGTCGGCATCCTGGAAGGCAGCGATCCAGAACTCAAGAATGAATACCTCATCCTCAGCGCCCACTACGACCACGTTGGCATCGGCAAAGAAGGTGGTGGTGCCTACTCAAAAGAGGACAGCATCTTCAACGGCGCGCGGGATAACGCGATGGGAACCGTTGCCCTGCTCAGTGCCGCCAAGGCCCTGGCTCAACAGCGCCCCAAACGCTCGATCATTTTATTGGCCGTTACGGGGGAAGAACTGGGTTTGTTGGGCAGTCAATACTACTCCGAAAACCCCCTGATCCCGCTCAAGCAGTGTATTTTCAACCTCAACACCGACGGCGCTGGCTACAACAGCACCGAACACATCTCGATCATTGGCTGGAGTCGGACGGGTACAGATGCGTTGGTGGAAGAGGCTGCCAACAGGGTCAACCTCAAGGTTTTTCCCGAGCCTGCTCCCGAACAAAACCTCTTCGACCGCTCCGACAACGTGTCGTTTGCCTCCAAAGGGGTTCCCGCACTGAACTACAGCCCGGGCCTCACCAAGTTTGACGACGTGATCGCCAAGTACTACCACCAGGTAGCCGACCAGGCCGAATCGGTCGACATGCCGTATTTCCTCAAGTACTGCCAATCCTTCGCCAACCTCGCCCGCCTCATCGCCGACAATGCCCAACGCCCGCAGTGGAAGGCCGGGGATAAGTATGAGAAGGCGGGAGCGGAACTTTATAAGAAATAG
- the glgP gene encoding alpha-glucan family phosphorylase has translation MVEHLNDSSVKLKRIFIESRLPEELEPLQEMANNLSWSWSQDATELFKQISPEHWEALNYNPIAILDQLGVERAQELLKDKAFMSLMAKAHASFKKYLAEKPAANSPRIAYFSMEFGLHISARLYSGGLGVLAGDFLKEASDENVNMAGVGLLYRYGYFEQSISLYGDQVNNYAPQEYTKMPMHPVRDQNGEWLKITMDLQGRQVFAKVWVLPVGRIPLYLLDTDLNENNWEDRSITHHLYGGDKEHRLKQELLLGIGGIRALEALGFDADIYHCNEGHAAFMTLERIRGLIRHHHLSYHQATEVVRSSSLFTTHTPVPAGHDYFTEDLLRKYMSDYCHQLSLTWPDFMALGRIDANNNDEPFSMSHLAIHLCQEVNGVSELHGLVSQQMFKPMFPGYNQQELHVSFVTNGVHYPTWIANDWHKLFLEFNGEKFVKDQSNLKLWEGIQKIPGKRIMEIRKKLKTRLLHYIKDKLKTELTRRGEKPGSIFEVLNNIPENALVIGFARRFATYKRAHLLFQNLEHLAQMVGDKQRPVMFIFAGKAHPADQPGQKLIKDIVNISKRPEFAGKVIFLEGYNMEMARYLVQGVDIWLNTPTRPLEASGTSGMKAAMNGVMNFSVLDGWWAEGYRADSGWALPLENTYDDPSLQDELDAETLYNTFEEDIIPTYYKTDAEGISEEWVQYIRNIISKVAPLFTMKRMMDDYFARFYNKLAKRGGQLKKDQFKDAKMMADWKKQMQQRWDGIHLVDRDIFDTDNYSLTLGESFNVGVKVYCNGVKPEHLGVEVLFFKRKSETELELRNTYPLELSNGKGDIATFSSEINPQMSGVYEYGFRLYPKHESLPHRQDLGLIKWL, from the coding sequence ATGGTTGAGCATTTGAATGACAGTAGTGTCAAACTAAAGCGCATTTTTATTGAATCTCGCTTGCCAGAAGAACTTGAACCCCTGCAAGAAATGGCCAACAACCTAAGTTGGTCATGGAGTCAAGATGCAACCGAACTGTTTAAACAAATCAGTCCGGAGCACTGGGAAGCGCTCAACTACAATCCGATCGCAATACTGGACCAACTCGGCGTGGAAAGAGCGCAAGAGTTATTGAAAGATAAAGCCTTCATGAGTTTAATGGCCAAAGCTCATGCGTCTTTCAAAAAGTACCTGGCAGAAAAACCGGCAGCGAACAGTCCCCGAATTGCTTACTTCAGTATGGAATTCGGCTTGCACATCTCTGCTCGGCTTTATTCAGGTGGACTAGGTGTACTCGCTGGTGATTTCCTCAAGGAAGCCAGTGATGAAAACGTCAACATGGCAGGTGTGGGCCTGCTGTATCGTTACGGGTATTTTGAGCAAAGCATCTCCTTGTACGGAGACCAGGTGAACAACTACGCGCCACAGGAATACACCAAAATGCCCATGCATCCGGTGCGGGACCAAAATGGCGAATGGCTGAAAATTACAATGGATTTGCAAGGCCGTCAGGTCTTTGCCAAGGTATGGGTGCTGCCCGTTGGACGGATTCCCCTTTATCTTTTGGACACCGATTTGAATGAAAATAACTGGGAAGACCGCAGCATTACCCACCACCTTTACGGCGGTGACAAAGAACATCGCCTCAAGCAGGAGCTACTGCTGGGAATTGGCGGTATCCGCGCGTTGGAAGCACTGGGTTTTGATGCAGACATTTACCATTGCAACGAAGGGCACGCGGCCTTTATGACTTTGGAGCGCATTCGGGGCCTCATCCGCCATCATCACCTGAGTTACCATCAGGCAACCGAGGTGGTTCGTTCTTCTTCCTTGTTTACCACCCATACGCCGGTTCCTGCTGGTCATGATTACTTTACGGAAGATTTGTTGCGTAAATACATGTCTGATTACTGCCACCAATTGAGCCTCACCTGGCCCGATTTTATGGCACTAGGCCGCATTGATGCCAACAACAACGATGAACCCTTCTCCATGAGCCACTTGGCCATCCATCTTTGCCAGGAGGTAAATGGAGTGAGTGAGTTGCATGGACTGGTATCGCAACAGATGTTCAAGCCGATGTTTCCCGGTTACAACCAACAGGAACTTCATGTCAGCTTTGTAACCAACGGGGTGCATTACCCGACCTGGATTGCCAATGATTGGCACAAACTCTTCCTGGAGTTCAACGGCGAAAAATTCGTCAAAGATCAGTCCAATCTGAAACTTTGGGAAGGGATTCAAAAGATACCCGGCAAGCGGATCATGGAAATCCGCAAGAAGTTAAAAACGCGCTTGTTGCATTACATCAAAGACAAGCTCAAAACGGAATTGACCCGGCGAGGTGAAAAACCGGGCAGCATCTTTGAAGTGCTCAACAACATCCCGGAAAATGCCCTGGTCATCGGTTTTGCTCGCCGTTTTGCGACCTACAAGCGTGCTCACCTGCTGTTTCAAAACCTGGAGCATTTGGCCCAAATGGTCGGGGACAAACAACGCCCCGTGATGTTCATTTTTGCCGGGAAAGCACACCCTGCTGACCAACCCGGCCAAAAACTCATCAAGGACATCGTCAACATTTCCAAACGCCCCGAGTTTGCGGGCAAAGTCATCTTCCTGGAAGGCTACAACATGGAAATGGCGCGTTATTTGGTGCAAGGTGTTGACATCTGGCTCAATACCCCGACCCGCCCATTGGAAGCTTCCGGAACCTCTGGTATGAAAGCAGCCATGAACGGTGTCATGAACTTCAGCGTACTGGATGGCTGGTGGGCAGAAGGTTACCGTGCCGACTCGGGCTGGGCACTGCCCCTCGAAAATACCTACGACGATCCTAGCTTGCAGGACGAACTGGATGCCGAGACTCTCTACAATACCTTTGAAGAGGACATCATCCCCACCTACTACAAAACCGACGCCGAAGGTATTTCGGAAGAATGGGTCCAGTACATCCGCAACATCATCTCCAAAGTGGCGCCACTTTTTACCATGAAGCGCATGATGGATGATTATTTTGCCCGTTTTTACAACAAACTGGCCAAGCGGGGCGGACAACTCAAAAAGGACCAATTCAAGGATGCCAAAATGATGGCGGACTGGAAAAAGCAAATGCAGCAACGTTGGGATGGCATTCACCTGGTGGACCGCGATATCTTTGATACCGACAACTATTCACTTACCCTCGGGGAAAGTTTCAATGTTGGGGTAAAGGTGTATTGCAACGGCGTCAAACCCGAGCACCTGGGTGTGGAAGTCCTGTTCTTCAAACGCAAGAGTGAGACCGAGTTGGAATTGCGCAATACCTACCCATTGGAATTGAGCAATGGCAAAGGGGACATCGCAACGTTTTCTTCGGAAATCAATCCACAAATGTCTGGCGTTTATGAGTATGGTTTCCGGCTCTATCCCAAACACGAAAGTTTGCCACACCGCCAGGACCTGGGGCTGATCAAATGGCTCTAA